A genomic window from Gossypium hirsutum isolate 1008001.06 chromosome D12, Gossypium_hirsutum_v2.1, whole genome shotgun sequence includes:
- the LOC107942132 gene encoding pentatricopeptide repeat-containing protein At5g01110 translates to MGITFQTRPFSSSSSSSSSSTSTDFDYLNQFSPFCNSNKAAVTSSLNLINLNERRRITVGLSKMIKLRHGYLLSGFSDKFCPSFLVRIMNIIGTRETAFAFFRFAFRDDSEDAIRSSCTVAHILASQNLRYLAQDVVSWVIRRIGETRSEDLVEFMWEGHYDYESDFSVLDTLMRAFLTAGMGTRALGILCRMRDVGAVPSSSAMTTLFEFLLRVGDYGSVWKMFRDMIREGPCPSNYTFNAMILGFCRKGHLRTAESLLNVMGKYKCNPDVCGYNILINANCIRGWTSSALGCVQLMIERGCTPSIFTFNIIVNALCSEGNVVEARKVLNEIQEIGLSPNVTIYNTLINGHVKARDVGQANMLYEEMRSKGIIPDAVTFNILVAGHFKFGRKEDGDRLLRELLVMDLLPDHSLCDISVAGLCWAGRLDEAMEILENMLEKGMRPSVVAFNSVIAAYSRAGLEEDAYKVFKLMMKFSLTPSSSTCSSLLMGLSRKGRLEEAREHLYKMMHKGFPINKVAFTVLLEGYFRKGDLAGAKDIWNEMQCRGIYPDTVAFSAFINGLSKAGLIEEAYDLFLEMSDKGLMPNNFVYNSLIAGFCNLGRINEAQKLRREMKQNGLVPDIFTFNIIINGFCKHATMKSAFDAFIDMHCAGLVPDIVTYNTLIGGYCEAFDMVKVNQFMNNMYANGWEPDITTYNIRIHGFCSSRKMNRAVMMLDELLSAGVVPDSVTYNTMMNGVCKDIMDRAMIITAKLLKMAFIPNVITTNVLLSHFCKQGMPRRALMWCQKLSEISFEFDQVSYKIMDQAYRNIHEDIEFSKATSGKSLLLEFLMYITYDYFSRSRHKQEMNPESLELIVSLSETFTALGTKCVELKAPQGERRHKEQSYSYVNLVHCINYWWLAGCLLVSTIVASDMEWWESTTNKLRLGGSMLLDDLVV, encoded by the exons ATGGGCATTACTTTCCAG ACTcggccattttcttcttcttcttcttcttcttcttcatcaactTCAACAGACTTCGATTACTTGAATCAGTTTTCCCCTTTTTGCAACTCTAATAAAGCAGCTGTCACCAGTTCTTTAAACTTGATTAATTTGAATGAACGCCGTAGAATCACTGTTGGCCTCTCGAAGATGATCAAGTTGCGACATGGATATCTATTGAGCGGTTTTTCTGACAAGTTTTGCCCGAGCTTCTTAGTCAGAATCATGAATATTATAGGAACCAGAGAGACTGCATTTGCATTCTTTAGGTTTGCATTTAGGGATGATTCTGAGGATGCTATTAGATCTTCTTGCACCGTTGCTCATATTTTAGCTTCTCAAAACCTACGGTATCTTGCTCAAGATGTTGTTTCCTGGGTAATTAGGAGAATTGGGGAAACTAGGAGTGAGGATTTGGTGGAGTTTATGTGGGAAGGTCATTATGATTATGAGTCGGATTTCTCGGTTCTTGATACGTTGATGCGGGCTTTTTTGACTGCAGGCATGGGTACACGGGCGTTAGGCATTTTGTGTAGGATGAGGGATGTGGGTGCGGTGCCAAGTTCTTCTGCAATGACAACCCTTTTTGAGTTTTTGCTGAGAGTTGGTGATTATGGTAGTGTGTGGAAGATGTTTAGGGATATGATTCGTGAAGGACCTTGTCCTTCCAATTATACTTTCAATGCCATGATTCTTGGTTTTTGCAGAAAGGGTCATCTAAGGACTGCGGAGAGTTTGCTTAATGTGATGGGGAAGTATAAATGTAATCCGGATGTTTGTGGATATAATATTCTAATAAATGCCAATTGCATCCGTGGATGGACTTCAAGCGCACTTGGTTGCGTCCAACTGATGATAGAGAGGGGTTGTACCCCAagcatttttacatttaatataattGTTAATGCCTTGTGTTCTGAGGGTAATGTGGTGGAGGCAAGAAAGGTTCTTAATGAGATTCAAGAGATTGGTCTTTCTCCTAATGTCACAATATATAATACCTTAATAAATGGGCATGTTAAGGCAAGAGATGTTGGTCAGGCAAACATGCTTTATGAAGAAATGAGATCCAAGGGTATAATTCCCGATGCTGTAACTTTTAATATTTTGGTTGCAGGGCATTTCAAGTTTGGACGGAAAGAGGATGGAGATAGGTTGCTGAGAGAGTTATTGGTAATGGATTTGCTTCCAGATCATTCATTGTGTGACATTTCAGTTGCAGGGTTATGTTGGGCAGGCCGTTTGGATGAAGCCAtggaaattttagaaaatatgcTGGAGAAAGGGATGAGACCAAGTGTTGTTGCTTTTAACTCTGTTATTGCTGCATACAGCAGAGCTGGCTtggaagaggatgcctacaaAGTCTTTAAACTTATGATGAAATTCAGCCTGACTCCGTCATCGTCCACATGTAGTTCTTTGCTAATGGGTTTATCCAGGAAGGGGAGGCTGGAGGAAGCTAGGGAACATTTGTATAAGATGATGCACAAGGGTTTTCCCATCAATAAAGTGGCTTTTACTGTGCTTTTGGAAGGTTACTTCAGGAAGGGAGATTTAGCTGGGGCTAAAGATATTTGGAATGAAATGCAATGTAGGGGGATATACCCTGACACTGTTGCGTTCTCAGCCTTTATCAATGGACTTTCCAAAGCTGGTCTGATTGAGGAGGCATATGATTTGTTTCTTGAAATGTCAGACAAAGGATTAATGCCAAATAATTTTGTATATAACTCCTTGATTGCTGGGTTTTGTAACCTTGGAAGGATAAATGAAGCGCAGAAATTGAGAAGAGAGATGAAGCAAAATGGTCTTGTTCCCGACATTTTTACCTTCAATATCATCATTAATGGATTTTGTAAACACGCCACAATGAAATCAGCATTTGATGCATTTATAGACATGCATTGTGCAGGGTTGGTCCCAGATATTGTAACCTATAACACTTTGATTGGTGGGTATTGTGAGGCATTTGACATGGTCAAAGTCAATCAGTTCATGAATAACATGTATGCTAATGGGTGGGAACCAGACATCACAACCTATAATATACGGATTCATGGTTTCTGTAGTAGTCGAAAAATGAATAGAGCTGTGATGATGCTAGATGAACTTCTTTCAGCAGGTGTTGTTCCGGACAGCGTGACATACAACACAATGATGAATGGTGTTTGTAAAGACATAATGGATCGTGCTATGATCATAACCGCTAAATTGCTTAAGATGGCCTTTATTCCCAACGTCATTACTACTAATGTATTGTTGTCCCATTTTTGCAAGCAGGGGATGCCTAGAAGGGCACTAATGTGGTGTCAGAAGCTAAGTGAGATTTCCTTTGAATTTGACCaggtttcttataaaataatgGACCAAGCATACCGTAACATACATGAAGATATTGAGTTTTCTAAAGCAACATCGGGGAAAAGTCTCCTACTAGAATTTCTCATGTACATTACATATGATTATTTCTCTAGAAGCAGACATAAACAGGAAATGAATCCAGAATCTCTTGAATTGATTGT AAGTCTATCAGAGACTTTTACCGCACTGGGAACAAAATGCGTGGAGCTGAAAGCACCGCAAGGAGAAAGGAGACATAAAGAACAGAG CTATTCTTATGTAAATTTGGTTCATTGCATAAATTACTGGTGGCTGGCTGGCTGCTTGCTTGTTTCTACA ATTGTTGCATCTGATATGGAGTGGTGGGAATCAACAACAAATAAGCTTCGGCTTGGGGGTAGCATGCTGTTAGATGATCTTGTTGTATAG